A DNA window from Stutzerimonas stutzeri contains the following coding sequences:
- a CDS encoding ABC transporter permease, with amino-acid sequence MIPDLHGFGPALIAGTWMTIQLALASLALGLVLGLLGALAKTSPYSALRWLGGTYSTIVRGVPELLWVLLIYFGTISLIRGIGELFGIENLALSPFVAGTIALGLCFGAYATEVFRGALLAIPKGHREAGLALGLGKRRIFTRLILPQMWRLALPGLGNLFMILMKDTALVSVIGLEEIMRRSQIAVTASKEPFTFFLVAAFIYLCLTIVAMVGMHFLEKRAGRGFVRSAA; translated from the coding sequence ATGATTCCTGACCTTCACGGATTCGGTCCGGCCCTGATCGCCGGCACCTGGATGACCATCCAACTGGCCCTCGCCTCCCTGGCGCTGGGGCTGGTGCTCGGTCTGCTCGGCGCTCTCGCCAAGACCTCGCCCTACAGCGCACTGCGCTGGCTCGGCGGCACCTATTCGACCATCGTGCGCGGCGTTCCGGAGTTGCTCTGGGTGCTGCTGATCTACTTCGGCACCATCAGCCTGATTCGAGGCATCGGCGAGCTGTTCGGCATCGAGAATCTGGCCCTCAGCCCATTCGTCGCCGGCACCATCGCCCTTGGCCTGTGCTTTGGCGCCTATGCCACTGAGGTCTTTCGCGGCGCACTGCTGGCCATCCCCAAGGGCCATCGTGAAGCCGGCCTGGCACTGGGGCTAGGCAAGCGGCGGATTTTCACACGGCTGATCCTGCCGCAGATGTGGCGCCTGGCACTGCCAGGCCTGGGCAACCTGTTCATGATCCTGATGAAGGACACCGCGCTGGTCTCGGTGATCGGCCTTGAGGAAATCATGCGCCGCTCACAGATCGCCGTGACCGCCAGCAAAGAGCCCTTCACCTTCTTCCTGGTAGCGGCCTTCATCTACCTGTGCCTGACCATCGTTGCCATGGTCGGCATGCACTTCCTTGAAAAACGTGCCGGCCGCGGCTTCGTGCGGAGCGCAGCATGA
- a CDS encoding D-hexose-6-phosphate mutarotase, translated as MPVDIQRIEMDQLACWRIRRGEDELLIAEQGAQILSYRQGDAPPIIWLSEEAAFQQGQSVRGGAPVCWPWFGDLARNPQPVQASYNGEQPAPFHGLVRALPWQLREQRSEGDAVILEFHCPQALGELPGWPHRVELMLQVRLAGDLQLSLTSRNAGDESVAISQALHSYFAVSDIHQVRVEGLAGCPYIDTLLDWKELQQQGDLHFSGETDRVYQQLPTTLNLIDPAWQRRIQLTTRGSTSAVLWNPWIDKAQRLSSFADDAWQRMLCIETANVLNDVVVLQPGQQHTLGVSITAVSTER; from the coding sequence ATGCCTGTCGATATCCAACGCATCGAAATGGACCAGCTCGCCTGCTGGCGAATCCGCCGCGGTGAGGACGAACTGCTGATCGCCGAACAGGGCGCGCAGATCCTCAGTTATCGCCAGGGCGACGCGCCGCCGATCATCTGGCTAAGCGAAGAGGCAGCCTTCCAACAAGGCCAGTCAGTACGCGGCGGTGCGCCCGTATGCTGGCCCTGGTTCGGCGACCTGGCGCGCAATCCGCAGCCGGTGCAGGCAAGCTACAACGGCGAACAGCCCGCGCCCTTTCATGGTCTGGTGCGTGCGCTGCCCTGGCAATTGCGCGAACAGCGCAGCGAAGGCGACGCGGTGATTCTCGAATTCCATTGCCCGCAGGCCCTCGGTGAGCTGCCGGGATGGCCGCATCGGGTCGAACTGATGTTGCAGGTCCGCCTTGCCGGCGATCTTCAGCTCAGCCTCACCAGCCGCAACGCCGGTGATGAAAGCGTTGCCATCAGCCAGGCACTGCACAGCTACTTCGCCGTCAGCGACATTCACCAGGTGCGTGTAGAAGGCCTCGCCGGCTGCCCATACATCGACACGCTGCTGGACTGGAAAGAACTCCAGCAACAGGGCGACCTGCATTTCAGCGGCGAAACCGATCGGGTCTACCAGCAGCTGCCGACCACCCTGAACCTCATCGACCCGGCGTGGCAGCGCCGCATCCAGCTGACCACCCGCGGGTCGACCTCCGCCGTGCTGTGGAACCCCTGGATCGACAAGGCGCAACGCCTGTCCAGCTTCGCCGACGATGCCTGGCAGCGGATGCTGTGCATCGAAACGGCCAATGTGCTGAACGATGTGGTTGTGCTCCAGCCAGGCCAGCAGCACACACTGGGTGTTTCCATAACAGCGGTTTCTACCGAGCGTTAA
- the tssF gene encoding type VI secretion system baseplate subunit TssF: MSFNHYYQSELTALRQLGKRFAERSPALAPFLGQAGRDPDVERLLEGFAFLTGRLRQKLDDELPELTHSLMHLLWPNYMRPLPAFSMLQFDPLKRPGPALTVPRNTPVESNPVQGVSCCFRTAYATEVLPLALQALEYSVKGTGALLSLRLQMSADGHLGEIGLSHLRLHLAGEPYISQLLYLSLLRHLGGIELVPLDDQGKPLSGPDGRPLAPLQLNAKQVEPVGFAEDEALIPYPLNTFRGYRYLQEYFAFPDKFLFVDLKGLEIIQRIPDDLLKQARGLELRFDIHKAGVQRIRPTLDNVRLYCTPVVNLFPHDAIPIRLDGKQDQYLLLPAEYDSQQCGVFSVDRVTGWKPGGMGYEEYVPFESFEHDASFDVPVARPHYSVRQQPSMLGEGQETWLGFGLRSLDQHETLSIELTCTNQNLPRQLKLGDICKPSEDTPEFLSFRNISAVTPSYAPPLQRDYLWKLISNMSLNYLSLANVEALKVILETYDLPRYYDKHAENVSRRRLGSLTHVAHQHVDRLHRGLPVRGVRTEMTMNQDGFIGEGDLFLFASVLNEFFALYASLNSYHELRVQSTRGEVYQWTPRMGQQPLL, translated from the coding sequence ATGTCTTTCAACCACTACTACCAGAGCGAACTCACCGCCCTGCGCCAACTCGGCAAGCGCTTCGCCGAGCGCAGCCCGGCGCTCGCGCCGTTCCTAGGGCAGGCCGGGCGCGATCCGGATGTCGAGCGGCTGCTCGAAGGGTTCGCCTTTCTCACCGGGCGGCTGCGGCAGAAGCTCGATGACGAGCTGCCGGAGCTGACCCACTCGCTGATGCATCTGCTGTGGCCGAATTACATGCGCCCGCTGCCTGCGTTCAGCATGCTGCAGTTCGATCCGCTGAAACGTCCGGGCCCGGCGCTCACAGTACCGCGCAACACCCCTGTGGAATCCAATCCTGTGCAAGGCGTCAGCTGCTGTTTTCGCACGGCCTACGCCACCGAAGTGCTGCCGCTGGCGTTGCAGGCGCTGGAGTATTCGGTAAAGGGCACTGGCGCGCTGCTCAGCCTGCGCCTGCAGATGAGCGCCGACGGCCATCTTGGCGAGATCGGCCTCAGTCATCTGCGCCTGCACCTGGCCGGCGAGCCCTATATCAGCCAGCTGCTCTACCTGAGCCTGTTGCGTCACCTGGGCGGCATCGAACTGGTGCCGCTGGACGATCAGGGCAAACCGCTGTCCGGCCCCGATGGCAGGCCGCTGGCGCCCTTGCAGCTCAACGCCAAGCAAGTCGAACCGGTAGGTTTCGCTGAAGACGAGGCGCTGATCCCCTACCCGCTCAACACTTTCCGCGGTTATCGCTACCTGCAGGAATATTTCGCCTTCCCGGACAAGTTCCTCTTCGTCGATCTCAAGGGTTTGGAGATCATTCAGCGCATTCCAGACGACCTGCTCAAGCAAGCCCGCGGCCTGGAGCTGCGCTTCGACATTCACAAGGCCGGCGTGCAGCGCATCCGCCCGACTCTGGATAACGTGCGCCTGTATTGCACGCCCGTGGTCAACCTGTTCCCCCATGATGCCATCCCGATTCGCCTGGACGGCAAGCAGGACCAGTACCTGCTGCTGCCCGCCGAATACGATTCACAGCAGTGCGGCGTGTTCTCGGTAGACCGCGTGACCGGCTGGAAACCCGGCGGCATGGGCTACGAAGAATACGTACCGTTCGAGTCCTTCGAACATGACGCCAGCTTCGATGTGCCGGTGGCGCGCCCCCACTACAGCGTGAGGCAGCAGCCTTCGATGCTCGGCGAAGGCCAGGAAACCTGGCTGGGATTCGGTTTGCGCAGCCTCGACCAGCACGAGACGCTGTCCATCGAGCTGACCTGCACCAACCAGAACCTGCCGCGCCAACTGAAGCTCGGCGACATCTGCAAGCCCAGCGAAGACACCCCGGAATTCCTCAGCTTCCGCAATATCTCGGCAGTCACCCCGAGCTATGCCCCGCCACTGCAGCGCGACTACCTGTGGAAGCTGATCAGCAACATGTCGCTGAACTACCTGTCGCTGGCCAACGTCGAGGCGCTCAAGGTGATCCTCGAGACCTACGACCTGCCGCGCTATTACGACAAGCACGCCGAGAACGTCAGCCGCCGCCGTCTCGGCAGCCTGACTCACGTCGCCCACCAGCACGTCGATCGCCTGCATCGCGGGCTGCCGGTGCGCGGCGTACGTACCGAAATGACCATGAACCAGGACGGCTTCATCGGTGAGGGCGATCTGTTCCTCTTCGCCTCGGTGCTCAATGAATTCTTCGCCCTCTACGCCAGCCTCAACTCGTATCACGAGCTGCGCGTGCAGAGCACACGGGGAGAGGTGTACCAATGGACGCCGCGCATGGGCCAGCAACCGCTGCTCTGA
- a CDS encoding ABC transporter permease, which translates to MTWETLIKWLPSFADGAWLTLQLVGVSVIAGLILAVPLGIARSSRHLAVRVLPYGYIFFFRGTPLLVQLFLVYYGMAQFEVVRQSALWVYLRDPYWCAIITMTLHTAAYIAEIIRGAIQNVPPGEIEAARALGMSRTQALLHIILPRATRIGLPAYSNEVILMLKASALASTITLLELTGMARKIAARTYQHEEMFLTAGLIYLLIAFVLMQGFKLLERWLRVDACQGR; encoded by the coding sequence ATGACCTGGGAAACCTTAATCAAGTGGCTGCCGAGCTTCGCCGATGGCGCCTGGCTGACCCTGCAACTGGTTGGCGTCTCGGTGATTGCCGGCCTGATCCTCGCCGTGCCGCTTGGCATTGCCCGCTCATCCAGGCATCTGGCCGTTCGCGTACTGCCCTACGGCTACATCTTTTTCTTCCGCGGCACGCCGCTGCTGGTCCAACTGTTTCTCGTCTACTACGGCATGGCGCAGTTCGAGGTCGTGCGCCAGAGTGCGCTCTGGGTCTATCTGCGTGACCCTTACTGGTGCGCAATCATCACCATGACACTGCACACCGCCGCCTATATCGCCGAGATCATCCGCGGCGCGATCCAGAACGTTCCCCCCGGCGAAATTGAAGCCGCGCGGGCGCTGGGCATGTCGCGTACCCAGGCGCTGCTGCACATCATCCTGCCGCGTGCCACTCGCATCGGCCTGCCGGCGTACAGCAACGAAGTGATCCTGATGCTCAAAGCCAGCGCGCTGGCCAGCACCATTACCCTGCTGGAGCTGACCGGCATGGCGCGCAAGATCGCTGCACGCACCTATCAGCATGAGGAGATGTTCCTCACCGCCGGCCTGATCTATCTGCTGATCGCCTTCGTGCTGATGCAGGGCTTCAAGCTGCTCGAACGCTGGCTACGGGTCGACGCCTGCCAGGGTCGCTGA
- a CDS encoding DUF2931 family protein — MKKLLLACALALLSGCATSQAQPKLPFDAWYAGTFAPDHMEVWVESVDVIDRRGLAYERVNGGVPSYASTTAGWPSHPAGGAGKGLRGIDLPEIIFARWQSLVEPQTYNVRINIPEWVREEMLKPQAPYCRGEKRVVEGMYRRFITIGLAPGGIAKAWVGGPCLQSIEIGRFEAAVSKLGPSLGQNEGRYAYPLSDKAKAYIEQHGVPYGSW, encoded by the coding sequence ATGAAGAAGCTCCTCCTCGCCTGCGCACTCGCATTGCTCAGCGGCTGTGCCACCAGCCAAGCCCAACCGAAGCTGCCTTTTGACGCGTGGTACGCCGGCACTTTCGCGCCGGACCATATGGAAGTATGGGTAGAAAGCGTGGACGTGATCGACCGCCGCGGTCTCGCATACGAAAGAGTTAACGGCGGAGTGCCATCCTATGCCAGCACGACCGCGGGCTGGCCTTCACACCCGGCAGGAGGAGCAGGCAAAGGCCTGCGCGGCATTGACCTGCCAGAAATTATCTTCGCGCGCTGGCAATCGCTGGTCGAGCCGCAGACCTATAACGTGCGGATCAATATTCCCGAGTGGGTACGAGAGGAGATGCTCAAGCCACAGGCGCCTTACTGCCGTGGCGAGAAGCGCGTCGTCGAAGGAATGTATCGCCGCTTCATCACCATCGGCCTGGCCCCCGGCGGCATCGCCAAGGCCTGGGTAGGCGGACCCTGCTTGCAATCCATCGAAATCGGGCGCTTCGAAGCTGCAGTTAGCAAGCTAGGGCCGAGCCTTGGACAGAATGAGGGGCGCTACGCCTACCCCCTTTCGGACAAAGCCAAGGCCTATATCGAGCAGCACGGGGTGCCCTATGGCTCTTGGTAA
- the tssE gene encoding type VI secretion system baseplate subunit TssE: MNGYGSLFERLGGDAARRSGWSREVAAMASVAAHLAKMLSTRAGSVQTLPDYGLPDLNDMRLSLHDSLQQARIAIERFIEAYEPRLTQVRVLSLPRTHDPLTLAFTIEGLLEVDGLKRQVSFSASLDGSGQVKVQ; this comes from the coding sequence TTGAACGGATACGGCAGCCTCTTCGAACGCCTCGGCGGCGACGCCGCGCGGCGTTCCGGCTGGAGCCGCGAAGTCGCGGCAATGGCCTCGGTGGCTGCCCATCTGGCGAAGATGCTCAGCACCCGAGCGGGCAGCGTGCAGACGCTGCCCGACTACGGGTTGCCCGATCTCAACGATATGCGCCTGTCGCTGCACGACTCGCTGCAGCAGGCGCGTATCGCTATCGAACGCTTCATCGAAGCGTACGAACCCAGGCTGACCCAGGTTCGTGTGCTGTCGCTGCCGCGAACCCACGACCCACTGACGCTCGCCTTCACCATCGAAGGCCTGCTGGAGGTGGATGGCCTCAAGCGCCAGGTCAGCTTTTCCGCCAGCCTGGATGGCAGCGGACAGGTCAAGGTCCAGTAA
- the tssA gene encoding type VI secretion system protein TssA has translation MHASALSKHYLELARKPVNDSNFAGDDIRYSSEFELLEAELAKAGALHQTTGIDWQKIREGSEMLLASLSKDLRAAAWLTWSLFQRESFAGLQAGLNVLQYLCSNHWDTLHPRKPRTRAAAINWLLPRLEQTFSEDVPVGEQLPLFRSLAEQMRALEQCLSGHLGEDAPLLLPLCRQLDGMVKRASQGQPLPGTVGAAIAQVKQVASQVFTPGSPIENDKEALRSVRNLQEQARPLTAWWLKQRTSDLRPLRLARTLLWLSIDSLPEHNSEQVTALRGVPTDKLASYRERFAQGQYADLLVDLENSTARAPFWLDGQRLAWECLQELDAEQAMREVEIQLALFLQRVPRLEELCFHDGTPFADAETRAWISGQVMPHVQPATAARQEDPPAAGTAQPSWDIALQAAVPLLRKDGLKPAVQQLKQGLARARGGRERLFWQLSLARLCYQAKKYELAKTQLEALDQQLEASGLGSWEPDLALEVLRLLHSCCELLPQNHAVRESKDEIYRRLCHLDLEVVLD, from the coding sequence ATGCACGCCAGCGCACTCAGCAAGCATTATCTGGAACTTGCCAGAAAGCCGGTCAATGACAGCAATTTCGCTGGCGACGATATTCGCTACAGCAGCGAATTCGAATTGCTCGAGGCCGAGCTGGCAAAGGCCGGGGCTTTGCACCAGACCACCGGCATCGACTGGCAGAAGATCCGCGAGGGCAGCGAGATGCTGCTCGCTTCGCTGTCCAAGGATCTGCGCGCCGCCGCCTGGCTGACCTGGAGTCTGTTTCAGCGCGAGTCTTTCGCCGGGCTGCAAGCCGGGCTGAATGTGCTGCAGTACCTGTGCAGCAATCACTGGGACACGCTGCATCCACGCAAACCGCGCACCCGTGCTGCCGCTATCAACTGGTTGCTGCCGCGGCTGGAGCAAACCTTTTCCGAAGACGTGCCAGTCGGCGAGCAGCTGCCATTGTTCCGCAGCCTCGCCGAACAAATGCGCGCACTGGAACAGTGTCTGTCCGGCCATCTGGGCGAAGATGCGCCATTGCTGCTGCCGCTGTGTCGCCAGCTCGATGGTATGGTCAAACGCGCCAGCCAGGGGCAACCGCTGCCAGGTACGGTTGGCGCAGCCATCGCTCAGGTGAAGCAGGTCGCCAGTCAGGTCTTCACCCCCGGCTCACCCATCGAGAACGACAAGGAAGCTCTCCGCTCGGTGCGCAACCTGCAGGAGCAAGCACGCCCGCTGACGGCCTGGTGGCTCAAGCAGCGCACCAGCGACCTGCGCCCATTGCGCCTGGCGCGCACCCTGCTCTGGCTGAGCATCGACAGCCTGCCGGAGCACAACAGCGAGCAAGTCACTGCGCTACGTGGCGTACCCACAGACAAACTGGCCAGCTACCGTGAACGCTTCGCTCAGGGGCAGTACGCCGACCTGCTGGTGGATCTGGAAAACAGCACCGCGCGCGCGCCATTCTGGCTGGACGGCCAGCGCCTGGCATGGGAATGCCTGCAGGAGCTGGACGCCGAGCAGGCCATGCGCGAGGTGGAAATCCAGCTCGCGCTGTTCCTGCAGCGCGTACCGCGCCTGGAGGAGCTGTGCTTCCACGACGGCACCCCGTTCGCCGACGCCGAAACCCGCGCCTGGATCAGTGGCCAGGTCATGCCCCATGTGCAGCCAGCTACCGCGGCCAGGCAGGAAGATCCGCCTGCAGCCGGTACCGCCCAGCCAAGTTGGGACATCGCCCTGCAAGCAGCCGTGCCGCTGCTGCGCAAGGACGGCCTCAAGCCTGCCGTGCAACAGCTTAAACAGGGCTTGGCACGCGCCCGTGGCGGCCGTGAACGCCTCTTCTGGCAGCTGAGCCTCGCCCGCCTGTGTTACCAGGCCAAGAAATACGAGTTGGCCAAGACCCAGCTCGAAGCACTCGACCAGCAGCTCGAGGCCAGTGGCCTGGGCAGCTGGGAACCCGATCTCGCCCTCGAGGTACTGCGCCTGCTGCACAGCTGTTGCGAGCTGCTGCCGCAGAACCACGCCGTGCGTGAAAGCAAGGATGAGATTTACCGCAGGCTGTGCCACCTCGATCTCGAAGTGGTGCTGGATTAA
- the tssC gene encoding type VI secretion system contractile sheath large subunit, giving the protein MTTSAAAVEHGNHLAEGGILDRIIAETRLTPDDEAYDIAKRGVSAFIEELLKPQNENEPVKKAMVDRMIAEIDAKLSRQMDEILHHPQFQALESSWRGLKLLVDRTNFRENIKLELLNASKQDLLDDFEDSPEIVQSGLYKHIYTAEYGQFGGQPVGALIANYFFDPSAPDVKTMQYVASVASMSHAPFIAAAGPKFFGLESFTGLPDLKDLKDHFEGPQFTKWQSFREQEDARYVGLTVPRFLLRNPYDPEDNPVKSFVYKENVAGSHEHYLWGNTAYTFASRLTDSFAKFRWCPNIIGPQSGGAVEDLPLHHFESMGEIETKIPTEVLVSDRREYELAEEGFIALTMRKGSDNAAFFSANSAQKPKFFGNSEEGKTAELNYKLGTQLPYLFIVNRLAHYLKVLQREQIGAWKERTDLELELNKWIRQFVADQENPSSEVRSRRPLRAAQVNVSDVEGEPGWYRVSLSVRPHFKYMGADFTLSLVGKLDKE; this is encoded by the coding sequence ATGACCACTAGCGCAGCCGCCGTCGAGCACGGCAACCACCTCGCCGAAGGCGGCATCCTCGACCGCATCATCGCCGAAACCCGCCTGACCCCGGATGACGAGGCCTACGACATCGCCAAGCGCGGCGTCTCCGCCTTTATCGAAGAACTGCTCAAGCCGCAGAACGAAAATGAGCCGGTGAAAAAGGCAATGGTCGACCGCATGATCGCGGAGATCGACGCCAAGCTCAGCCGGCAGATGGACGAAATTCTCCATCACCCGCAGTTCCAGGCCCTGGAATCCTCCTGGCGCGGCCTCAAGCTGCTGGTGGATCGCACCAACTTCCGCGAGAACATCAAGCTCGAGCTGCTCAACGCCTCCAAGCAGGACCTGCTGGACGACTTCGAGGACAGCCCTGAGATCGTCCAGTCCGGCCTGTACAAACACATCTACACCGCCGAGTACGGCCAGTTCGGCGGCCAGCCGGTCGGTGCGCTTATCGCCAACTACTTCTTCGACCCCAGCGCGCCCGACGTGAAGACCATGCAGTACGTCGCCAGTGTCGCCAGCATGTCCCACGCGCCATTCATCGCCGCTGCCGGCCCGAAATTCTTCGGCCTGGAAAGCTTCACTGGCCTGCCGGATCTGAAGGACCTCAAGGATCACTTCGAGGGCCCGCAGTTCACCAAGTGGCAGAGCTTCCGCGAACAGGAAGATGCCCGCTACGTCGGCCTGACCGTACCGCGCTTCCTGCTGCGCAACCCCTACGATCCGGAAGACAACCCGGTGAAGAGCTTCGTCTACAAGGAAAACGTCGCCGGCAGCCACGAGCATTATCTGTGGGGCAACACGGCCTACACTTTTGCCAGCCGCCTGACCGACAGCTTTGCCAAGTTCCGCTGGTGCCCGAACATCATCGGCCCGCAGAGTGGTGGTGCAGTGGAGGACCTGCCGCTACACCACTTCGAGAGCATGGGCGAGATCGAAACCAAGATCCCGACCGAAGTGCTGGTTTCCGACCGTCGCGAATACGAGCTCGCAGAAGAAGGCTTTATCGCCCTCACCATGCGCAAGGGCAGCGACAACGCCGCGTTTTTCTCTGCCAATTCGGCGCAGAAACCCAAGTTCTTCGGCAACAGCGAGGAAGGCAAGACTGCCGAGCTGAACTACAAGCTCGGCACTCAGCTGCCCTACCTGTTCATCGTCAATCGCCTGGCTCATTACCTAAAGGTGCTGCAGCGCGAGCAGATCGGTGCCTGGAAGGAGCGCACCGACCTCGAACTGGAACTGAACAAGTGGATCCGCCAGTTCGTCGCCGACCAGGAGAACCCAAGCTCGGAAGTCCGCAGCCGCCGTCCACTGCGCGCCGCCCAGGTCAACGTCAGCGACGTCGAGGGCGAGCCGGGCTGGTATCGCGTAAGCCTCAGTGTGCGTCCGCACTTCAAGTACATGGGCGCGGATTTCACCCTGTCGCTGGTCGGCAAGCTGGACAAGGAATAA
- a CDS encoding PAAR domain-containing protein, whose product MSGKPAARLGDPTACPKKGHGTNPIAAGSPDVLLDGLPAARMGDASACGGAMASAVIPNVLIDGKPAAVVGSVGNHGNVVTAGSGTVIIGSGHSPVPFVAPEVLGIATAAIAAATNAVKSLLPATPLARAWQEEPGDLAPLGLEEEDEEEELGEQPQQQARQAITLRIGVFFDGTGNNLANAAVTEKCRRDDLKLLDERTLGEVVDNCRAHGFGGSEGNGFFTQTPDNSYGNAPSNVARLFDLYQDDATRSLAKDERSASIKAYLEGIGTSSGEEDSAYGLATGMGDTGVVARVMQSPNTISLQLGLFAESNPGVQVDALEFDIFGFSRGAAAARHFANELLKANGGVLAGLLRPGQFGLPEDFEWSDQARINFIGLFDTVTAVVDPMKWDLSPADHLNPGVNLYLPPGCARKVLQLRARDEMRWNFALNSVTPHHQEITLPGAHSDIGGGYLPIAQEKLILSRPVSSTVPAGTPTERTHAWRETERQYEKWKAFGLPEDQLKKEVRRIRKLHPRGLNHPPEDWMLGLVTIERPIRGELALVYLRVMRELAAEHGVPVKSIPDTPVFALPFELQDIAKKMMAFANGSRFDLNKDEERLLRSRYIHLSAHWKPTSGLLISKPAPNVRLVYNNQPQQGYPE is encoded by the coding sequence ATGTCCGGCAAACCCGCAGCCCGCCTAGGCGACCCCACCGCCTGCCCCAAGAAGGGTCACGGCACCAACCCCATCGCCGCCGGCTCACCCGACGTGCTGCTCGACGGCCTGCCGGCCGCACGCATGGGCGACGCCTCCGCCTGCGGCGGTGCGATGGCCAGCGCAGTGATCCCCAATGTGCTGATCGACGGCAAGCCGGCTGCGGTGGTGGGTAGTGTGGGTAACCATGGCAACGTCGTCACCGCCGGTTCGGGGACGGTGATCATCGGCAGCGGTCACAGCCCGGTGCCCTTCGTTGCACCCGAAGTGCTTGGCATTGCGACCGCTGCTATTGCTGCGGCAACCAACGCGGTCAAATCCCTTCTCCCGGCCACACCGCTGGCCCGCGCCTGGCAGGAAGAGCCGGGGGACCTCGCACCGTTGGGCCTGGAAGAAGAAGACGAGGAAGAGGAGCTGGGCGAGCAGCCGCAGCAACAGGCGCGCCAGGCCATTACCTTACGTATCGGCGTGTTCTTCGACGGCACCGGCAACAACCTGGCCAACGCCGCCGTGACCGAAAAGTGTCGCCGCGACGACCTGAAACTGTTGGACGAGCGCACCCTCGGCGAAGTCGTCGACAACTGCCGGGCCCATGGCTTCGGCGGCAGCGAAGGCAACGGTTTCTTCACCCAGACGCCCGACAACAGCTACGGCAACGCGCCGAGCAACGTAGCGCGGTTGTTCGACCTGTATCAGGACGATGCGACGCGGAGCCTGGCGAAGGACGAGCGTAGCGCCAGCATCAAGGCCTATCTCGAAGGCATCGGTACCAGCAGCGGGGAGGAAGACTCGGCATACGGGCTGGCTACGGGCATGGGCGATACCGGTGTAGTGGCTCGGGTGATGCAGAGCCCGAACACGATCAGTCTTCAGCTGGGCCTATTTGCGGAAAGCAATCCCGGAGTGCAGGTCGACGCGCTGGAATTCGATATCTTCGGATTCAGCCGCGGTGCAGCAGCAGCCCGCCATTTCGCCAATGAATTGCTCAAAGCCAACGGTGGGGTGTTGGCTGGTCTCCTGCGGCCAGGCCAGTTCGGTCTGCCAGAAGACTTCGAATGGAGCGACCAGGCCCGCATCAACTTCATCGGTCTTTTCGATACGGTGACGGCCGTGGTCGATCCGATGAAGTGGGACCTCAGCCCTGCGGACCATCTCAACCCAGGCGTCAACCTGTACCTGCCACCAGGTTGCGCGCGCAAAGTGCTTCAGCTGAGAGCTCGTGATGAGATGCGCTGGAACTTCGCGCTCAATAGCGTGACTCCGCATCATCAGGAGATAACCCTTCCCGGCGCGCACTCGGATATCGGTGGTGGCTATCTTCCGATTGCCCAGGAAAAGCTGATCCTGAGTCGTCCTGTCAGCTCCACGGTGCCCGCGGGTACGCCAACTGAACGTACTCACGCCTGGCGCGAAACCGAGCGCCAGTATGAAAAGTGGAAGGCTTTCGGGCTGCCAGAGGATCAACTAAAAAAAGAGGTTCGCCGCATCCGCAAACTCCACCCCCGCGGCCTTAACCATCCGCCGGAGGATTGGATGTTAGGCCTGGTAACCATTGAGCGTCCGATACGCGGTGAACTTGCGCTGGTGTATTTGCGTGTGATGCGGGAATTGGCGGCCGAACATGGGGTTCCCGTCAAATCTATCCCCGACACTCCGGTTTTTGCGCTTCCTTTCGAACTCCAAGATATCGCCAAGAAGATGATGGCTTTTGCCAACGGCAGCCGGTTTGACCTAAACAAAGATGAAGAGCGCTTGCTCCGATCGCGGTATATCCACCTATCTGCACACTGGAAACCCACTAGCGGCCTGCTTATCAGTAAACCCGCGCCCAATGTCCGTTTGGTCTACAACAACCAGCCACAGCAAGGCTACCCCGAATGA
- the tssB gene encoding type VI secretion system contractile sheath small subunit yields MAKEGSVAPKERINVTFKPATGNAQEEVELPLKLMVLGDFTQRADDRKIEDRKPIAIDKNSFDEVLAKQELNLTFGVPNRLQDEQTDDELAVQLRINSMKDFNPANLVEQVPELKKLMELRDALVALKGPLGNAPAFRKAIESVLADDDSRDRVLGELGLAAKEKLDA; encoded by the coding sequence ATGGCCAAAGAAGGCTCGGTTGCACCCAAGGAACGCATCAACGTCACGTTCAAGCCGGCCACCGGCAACGCTCAGGAAGAAGTCGAGCTGCCCCTCAAGCTGATGGTGCTGGGCGATTTCACCCAGCGCGCCGACGATCGCAAGATCGAAGACCGCAAGCCCATCGCTATCGACAAGAACAGCTTCGATGAGGTCCTGGCCAAGCAGGAGCTGAACCTGACCTTCGGCGTACCGAACCGTCTGCAGGACGAGCAGACCGATGACGAGCTGGCCGTACAGCTGCGCATCAACTCGATGAAGGACTTCAACCCGGCCAATCTGGTCGAGCAGGTCCCTGAGCTGAAGAAACTGATGGAACTGCGCGACGCCCTGGTCGCCCTGAAAGGCCCGCTGGGCAATGCCCCGGCCTTCCGCAAGGCCATCGAAAGCGTACTCGCCGACGACGATTCGCGTGACCGCGTACTCGGCGAACTGGGCCTGGCGGCCAAAGAGAAGCTGGACGCCTGA